TTCACCGTAATCCAGCTGCAACTGACCTCTttcctcaatttcttttccatcattttcttcctaattcTTGCCGCTTCTTCCCATTTCTCATGCGAAACGCACAAGTTAAAGAGGAGGATGTAACCTGCAGTATCATCCGGGTTCAGCCGAAGAAGATTCTCTGATGCTATCCTTCCAAGCTCAAGATTTCTATGGTTCCAACATCCAGCAAGTAAACATTTCCAGCTCATTGCATCAGGCTCAAAGTTCATACTATTAATTAGTTCAAATGCCTCTTGAAGTAAACCGGCACGAGAGTATACATCGATCATACAATTGAAATGGTCAACTGTAGGAGCAACACCATACTCACTGTTCATCGATTTCAAGTAACCCTTGGCCTCTGTTATTAAACTGGAATGGCTACAAGCAGTCAGGACTGCAACAAGAGTGACTCCATTTGGCCTAGCACCAGAATCCTGCATCTTCCTAAAGTACCTGAGTGCTTCTGAAGCAATGCCATGATATGCATACCCAGCTATTATAGCAGTCCAGGCTATAGTGTCTGGTTCACTAATTGACTTGAAAACTCGACTGGCATAATCCATATTGCCACATTTAGAGTACATGGTGATTAGTGCACTCTCCCCATATAAAGGTGAGATCAGACCTCGTTTTATTGCATCAGCGTGAGCTTGTGCACCCGAATTAATATCTGCAAGCATGGAGCATGCTTGGAAAATGCTAGTGTAGATGAATGGATTTAGTGATCCATCTCTAACTCTCAAAGATTTGTAAGTTTTAAGGCACTCCTCGACTCTCCCAGACTGAGAGTAACCAGATATCAACGTGCTCCACGAAACATCATTCGGGTTGTCTATCTTCTGGAATGCCAAGAGAGCAGACTCGAAACACGTGCATTTCACATAAAGGTCCACGAGAGGAGTTCCCACAGAAACTTCAGATTCCAATCCCAGCTTAACAATGTAGCCATGAATTTGCCTTCCAACTCTCAAGTCCTCCAACCAAGCGCAGGCTTTGAGAACAATAGAGAATGCAAACTCATCCAATTCCACACCTTCCTCGaccattttcataaataaaggAAGAACATCATTCTGCTTGTTAGCCTCAGTGCACCCCACCATCAATGCAGTCCAAGCGACCACTTTCTTTTCCGCCATCTGATCAAAAACGATCCTGGCACCCTCTAACCACCCACATTTAACGTACATATTGCAAATTGCCGTGCCAACCGAGGCATTTGAACCTGACCCAGTTCTTATCAAATGAGAATGCATCTGTCTGCCAATCTCCAAACAAGAAGAGTCCATCAATGACCTCAATAAACTTGTGTAGACGGAAAATTTCGGTCCAACCCCAGAGTCTATCAAGAGCGAAAACAACTGAAAGGCTTTGTCCAAAACACCACTTTGCGCGTAAGCTGACATCATCGTACCCCACGCGAACGAACTTCTCTCCGGCATTTTATCGAACAGTCTCCGCGCCTCCGATAAGCT
This Eucalyptus grandis isolate ANBG69807.140 chromosome 7, ASM1654582v1, whole genome shotgun sequence DNA region includes the following protein-coding sequences:
- the LOC104453550 gene encoding pentatricopeptide repeat-containing protein At5g13270, chloroplastic encodes the protein MPSVNGFCAPFPPSDPSPLRTGQDRILPARPASFARIPSWVSLNRTSSAKPPPTAQQGHVENLHLVSLSRQGKFEQVHEFIKSMDEAGVAVSPSTYKSLFEACGEMGLLSDGRSIRDRLKNPPGFLEDCALQMYCDCGSLSEARRLFDKMPERSSFAWGTMMSAYAQSGVLDKAFQLFSLLIDSGVGPKFSVYTSLLRSLMDSSCLEIGRQMHSHLIRTGSGSNASVGTAICNMYVKCGWLEGARIVFDQMAEKKVVAWTALMVGCTEANKQNDVLPLFMKMVEEGVELDEFAFSIVLKACAWLEDLRVGRQIHGYIVKLGLESEVSVGTPLVDLYVKCTCFESALLAFQKIDNPNDVSWSTLISGYSQSGRVEECLKTYKSLRVRDGSLNPFIYTSIFQACSMLADINSGAQAHADAIKRGLISPLYGESALITMYSKCGNMDYASRVFKSISEPDTIAWTAIIAGYAYHGIASEALRYFRKMQDSGARPNGVTLVAVLTACSHSSLITEAKGYLKSMNSEYGVAPTVDHFNCMIDVYSRAGLLQEAFELINSMNFEPDAMSWKCLLAGCWNHRNLELGRIASENLLRLNPDDTAGYILLFNLCVSHEKWEEAARIRKKMMEKKLRKEVSCSWITVKGKWHRFIVGDRHHPQTEEIYAKLKEIDFLDSNSGDRSQLTEEDASCILPERRQQLLEHSERLAIAFGLLSSPRNSPVLIFKNLRACRDCHDFAKHVSTVTEREIVIRDSSRFHHFKLGQCSCCDYW